A single Cottoperca gobio chromosome 5, fCotGob3.1, whole genome shotgun sequence DNA region contains:
- the LOC115008460 gene encoding LOW QUALITY PROTEIN: limbin-like (The sequence of the model RefSeq protein was modified relative to this genomic sequence to represent the inferred CDS: deleted 1 base in 1 codon): MLQVHFTAKRITTWAFILNIQVLCVCPPPSSRWCRDVTRRAGVLESGTGHYNGSVTSQDASWHTSLLPPPFSDKEESLCCIHVMQHDPGGKSAEQTLLRMDGTMEINGRMVLSAEAPLSSSAPAGPWGHSLYTPLTYMSNILHLRNRRSTLTRYNPSLTLPQIQSVAPPSAYGVKFHKCAQVKLDSDPPQLTFFLLIHNMGPVGGTNLSQVAIRDSISGIVPLKSEGRVVERGYQTFAIDSLSAGSQVVVNYTARIRSHKSEVLDLPAFLTFSNASQNDVSMFGPLTANLTLRVNSTDRIYPNHAVHSAGFVAGFFVTLVLLSLGFLAMNLIGLRTRLNLLQQRRNRRDSDPEYAACNMSETVKDEAAFEDKMVDTMVLEDPQNMYQALENLEMSTLLHATNNLEATRIQIYKDVMSSLLGDLRSRGQASAQAQQRLLSVLHGQMLGMEGRLKEERGARMAALAGRCNLETREEMEAEHRREAAEKAQAELLCQHADQRELLHCSVLLEKLHKLSQSQLQRILLVRHEEASGKVQRQIIEWRRVELHKIFSEELEEATRMGELEKSTAKSLQHDYFACQDQLDEVLDVVLANQRYVLAERHAQRKFLVHSLHSLNSLISDSFSSTSSNLDSWLTHIRRGSFVSAEQMDQLQEKAQTELVMVRQRLDEALSQERRAMRCGLIKKRRELISDMLRVHKQRQKDLSGLSKGLEGRIDVAQHLHCWRNLLTAHSLELAELINNLDEEAAADIRKVTMRVIQGAVTEVKAIQPSATQALLTLLPPGAQRSLLQVELEAVPGQAQGQGASALLQGQERLHQEGKAALRTLSCTREALRNAMERELQEQRELRAHCRAFFSCLCSSQLTLSEDDRLRMKLEFQKCLSVMDRCLVLPHAVSRTKLHTALAAWRKESEQQITNMQSKGKTSEGRQNTDTSDLLLFQKRLEDGIQLFEKEKETESGVMNKVMEEMRREREDDLRSQGDSLAMQMATIHYQKAERRTKVLETSRAMLTLHSLLIQQLRERKSLERQDMAQSIQNHCLGLEEAEQQLQNERTELQISRARVESNPTQREDSDEGEGESEEERLFQLQRDCRMTFILQGALYKSDQVITHLAERLQEMTGNNQSMEDLKEQMELRRLYANCDQDLEFASRLVKQSHVSAEVLLEALRLLLPTLPESELVSITDALCPKQHPGSPSAEQEHSGCAGGVNRLLPVKLREDEVHKNMPNMPSCTVQRERLQEKRQSLMEKLLPRSRLLVPRDVAPLLVEEKGKEDSITEAQRPIYKSTVTENTVTQPLNNTAKERLVDTVNETVRSTAEEHMMPASAGTALGVPAPGERLFVFRVPPESCGSVGAPKSKRKKNFLNLKKGSVAPTNLP, translated from the exons ATGCTTCAAGTACACTTTACAGCGAAGAGGATCACGACATGGGCATTTATCTTGAACATccaagtgttgtgtgtgtgtccgcctCCTTCGTCCCGTTGGTGTCGCGATGTAACCCGGCGTGCTGGTGTTTTGGAGAGTGGTACTGGACATTATAACGGCAGCGTTACATCTCAGGATGCATCATGGCACACATCACTACTACCTCCTCCTTTCTCGGAcaaagaggag AGCCTCTGCTGTATCCATGTGATGCAACATGACCCCGGTGGGAAATCAGCAGAGCAGACATTGCTTAGGATGGATG GTACAATGGAAATCAATGGGCGCATGGTGTTGTCTGCAGAGGCCCCACTGTCTTCCTCAGCTCCGGCTGGTCCGTGGGGACACTCTCTTTACACGCCACTTACCTACATGTCAAACATCTTGCACCTCCGGAACCGCAGGAGCACACTCACCAGATACAACCCGAGCCTCACTCTGCCTCAG ATTCAGAGTGTGGCACCTCCGTCCGCATATGGGGTCAAATTTCACAAGTGTGCACAG GTGAAGCTGGACTCAGACCCTCCTCAGCTGACTTTCTTCCTGCTGATTCACAACATGGGCCCAGTGGGTGGCACCAACCTGTCTCAGGTGGCGATCCGGGACTCCATTTCAGGAATAGTACCCTTAAAATCTGAAGGCAGGGTGGTGGAAAGAGGCTACCAGACGTTTGCCATTGATTCACTGTCCG cTGGATCCCAAGTGGTTGTCAACTACACCGCTCGCATAAGGAGTCATAAGAGTGAAGTCCTGGACCTTCCAGCTTTTCTCACCTTCTCTAACGCCTcacag AATGATGTCAGTATGTTTGGGCCATTAACAGCTAATCTAACCCTGAGGGTGAATTCCACCGACAGG ATTTATCCTAACCATGCGGTCCATTCAGCTGGATTTGTTGCTGGGTTCTTTGTCACACTGGTGCTGCTGTCTCTGGGGTTCCTGGCCATGAACCTGATCGGCCTCAGAACCAGACTGAACCTTCTTCAGCAAAGG AGAAACAGACGTGATTCAGACCCAGAGTATGCAGCCTGCAACATGAGTGAGACCGTAAAAGATGAGGCCGCATTTGAAGACAAGATGGTGGACACCATGGTGCTGGAGGATCCCCAGAACATGTACCAGGCTTTGGAGAA CCTTGAAATGTCCACGCTGCTGCATGCCACCAATAACCTGGAGGCCACCAGGATTCAGATCTACAAGGATGTGATGTCGTCCCTGCTGGGTGACCTGCGTTCCCGGGGCCAGGCCAGCGCCCAGGCCCAGCAGAGGCTCCTCAGTGTGCTCCACGGACAGATGCTGGGCATGGAGGGTCGGCTGAAGGAGGAGCGAGGGGCCCGCATGGCTGCTCTGGCTGGCCGGTGTAACCTGGAGACTCGGGAAGAAATGGAAGCAGAGCACCGCAGAGAGGCTGCTGAGAAGGCCCAGGCTGAGCTGCTGTGTCAACATGCAGACCAACGG GAGCTCCTCCACTGCAGTGTCCTCCTGGAGAAACTGCACAAGCTGAGCCAGAGTCAGCTCCAGCGCATCCTGTTGGTCCGACATGAAGAAGCGTCAGGGAAGGTCCAGAGGCAGATCATCGAGTGGCGCCGGGTGGAGCTGCACAAGATTTTCTCTGAAGAACTGGAGGAGGCCACCAGGATGGGCGAGCTGGAGAAGAGCACTGCCAAGAGTCTTCAGCAC GATTACTTTGCCTGTCAA GATCAGCTAGATGAAGTGCTGGACGTGGTCCTTGCCAACCAGCGATATGTCCTCGCTGAACGCCACGCACAGAGGAAGTTCTTGGTGCACAGCCTTCACAGCCTCAACAGCCTGATTTCTGACAGCTTCTCCAGCACCTCCAGCAATCTGGACAGCTGGCTCACTCACATCAGGAG AGGGAGCTTCGTGTCTGCAGAGCAGATGGACCAGCTACAGGAGAAGGCCCAGACAGAGCTGGTGATGGTGAGGCAGAGACTGGATGAGGCACTGAGCCAGGAGAGGAGAGCCATGCGCTGTGGACTGATTAAGAAGAGGCGGGAGCTCATCTCTGACATG CTGCGGGtccacaaacagagacagaaggatCTGTCGGGTCTGTCCAAAGGTCTTGAGGGCAGGATAGATGTAGCTCAGCACCTGCACTGTTGGCGGAACTTACTGACAGCTCACAGTCTGGAGCTAGCAGAGCTCATCAACAACCTGGATGAGGAGGCTGCTGCTGATATCCGCAAG GTGACCATGCGTGTGATCCAGGGTGCCGTAACAGAAGTTAAAGCCATCCAGCCTTCTGCAACCCAGGCCTTGCTCACACTCTTGCCTCCAGGGGCGCAGCGCTCCCTGCTGCAGGTGGAACTAGAGGCAGTACCAGGACAAGCACAGGGCCAAGGAGCGAGCGCTCTTCTGCAGGGCCAGGAGAGGTTGCACCAGGAAGGCAAGGCAGCCTTACGCACCCTCAGCTGCACCAGGGAGGCTCTGCGGAATGCCATggagagagagctgcaggagcagaggGAGCTAAGGGCGCACTGCAGAGCTTTCTTCAG TTGTTTGTGTTCGTCCCAGCTGACTCTGTCTGAAGATGACCGGCTCCGGATGAAACTAGAGTTTCAGAAGTGTCTGTCCGTGATGGACCGCTGCCTGGTGCTGCCCCACGCCGTCTCCAGAACCAAACTGCACACCGCTCTGGCAGCTTGGAGAAAGGAGAGCGAGCAACAGATT ACGAATATGCAATCCAAGGGGAAAACCAGCGAGGGcagacagaacacagacacatCTGACCTGCTGCTCTTCCAGAAAAGGCTTGAGGATGGGATCCAACTGtttgagaaggagaaggagacggagagcGGCGTCATGAACAAG GTGATGGAGGAGATGCgtagggagagagaggatgatcTGCGCTCTCAGGGCGACAGCCTGGCGATGCAGATGGCCACCATCCACTACCAGAAGGCTGAGAGGAGGACCAAAGTCTTGGAAACCTCCAGAGCAATGCTCACTCTGCACAGCCTGCTCATTCAGCagctcagagagagaaagagcctGGAGAGACAAGACATGGCCCAGAGTATACAGAACCACTGCTTG GGCCTAGAGGAAGCGGAACAACAGCTTCAGAACGAGAGGACAGAGCTGCAGATATCTCGGGCCAGAGTCGAGTCAAATCCGACTCAGAGAGAGGACTCTgacgagggagagggagagagtgaggaggagagactgTTTCAGCTGCAGCGGGATTGCAGGATGACGTTCATCCTCCAGGGGGCGCTCTACAAGAGCGATCAGGTCATCACACATCTGGCTGAGAG ATTGCAGGAAATGACTGGCAACAACCAAAGCATGGAAGATTTAAAAGAGCAAATGGAGCTCAGGAGACTTTATGCAAACTGTGACCAG GATCTGGAGTTTGCATCTCGGCTGGTGAAGCAGAGTCACGTGTCTGCTGAGGTTCTCCTGGAGGCCCTGCGTCTCCTCCTCCCCACCTTGCCTGAAAGCGAACTCGTCTCCATCACTGACGCCCTCTGCCCCAAACAGCACCCTGGTTCCCCATCTGCCGAGCAGGAACACTCAGG GTGTGCCGGGGGGGTGAACAGACTTCTTCCTGTCAAACTGAGAGAAGACGAAGTGCATAAAAATATGCCAAATATGCCGAGCTGCACTGTGCAAAGAGAGAG ACTCCAGGAAAAGAGGCAGAGTTTGATGGAAAAACTGCTCCCCAGGTCCCGACTCCTGGTGCCAAGAGATGTTGCACCACTGCTGGTtgaagagaaaggaaaggaggacaGTATTACTGAAGCACAGCGGCCTATTTACAAATCAACCGTGACTGAAAACACGGTTACACAGCCGCTAAATAACACTGCGAAAGAAAGGCTTGTGGACACAGTGAACGAAACGGTACGCAGCACAGCGGAGGAACACATGATGCCAGCCTCTGCCGGCACCGCACTGGGCGTCCCGGCTCCCGGGGAGAGGTTGTTTGTGTTCCGGGTTCCACCTGAATCATGTGGCAGCGTGGGTGCTCCTAAaagtaaaaggaaaaagaaCTTTCTCAATCTGAAAAAAGGCTCAGTCGCTCCAACAAACCTACCTTGA